AAAGCTCCGTGATTTCTTCCGTCGTATTGGCTTGAGCATCCTTAGACCTGCGCGCAAAGAAATCGACGTGTAAGAGCCGTGAGAGCAACAAGTTAAAAGCACGTACCAAAAGGACATACACAAACTGCAAACTCGATACCAACGAATGCACAATACTTGATTCAAGCGAGCGAATATAGCGCTGGTAAGTCCGATAAGTATACATCGAAATTTTCCCCTCACGCAAAGCCGCTTCCAGCCCCTCCGACTCAATCCGAATAATCAAGAGCTGCAAATCATTATAATCAATCGCCATATCCGTTGATTCCTGCTCAATGATTAAAAGCTGAATCCGCTCCTGATAAGCATCGATGGCAATATTGTACCCCTGCGGATTTTTAGCCGCCTGCATATCCTTATGCAACTCCTCGACCACTTCAGTTAAGATTGAAATTTTGGCAATATTATCCACCTTAACCACCTTTTTAACCGCAAAGAAAGGTAAGACAAACATTCCGACCAAAAAGCTCAGTCCCGTCACAGCCGCTGCAAGAAAGACCAGTACTGGCTGAATTGCAGCTACCGATCGTGGAATCAATAAAATCGTCGCAATACTCACGGTACCCTTAGAACCAGCAAAAGTCAAAAGTAAAATATCATTCCAATAAGCCGCAAAGACCTGTTTTTTACGCAAAGCCCGAATCCAAAAATACAGCGTAAGTACCGCCCAGCGCAAAGCAAACAGCCCAACCGTCAAAGCCACCGTCAATAAAAGCAAATGCGTAGATGAATACACAGGATTGACCAATAAAGGTACCACCAACTGATAAAGCTCAATCCCCAAGAAAAAGAAGACAATCGAATTTAAAATAAAAGTCAAAGTGTCCCAAATTGTGTTCTTGACCTTTTCCACCTGAGCATCAAATAAAGTCGTTCTTTTCAAACCGTTTGCAGACATCACACCAGCAACCACTGCGGCAATAATTCCAGAGACATGAACTTCCTCCGCAAGCAAAAAAGCCGATAGCGGAATCGCCAATTCCAACAGTAAATAACCAGAAACGTCACGTGCATCCACATCTTCCAAAAGTCGTAGCACTAAGTTTTTCAGGTAAATCAAAATAAAACCAATAATCGCCCCACCCAGTGCAGAAATTGCCAGTTTCATTGTCGCATCAGGCAAAGAAAAATAGCCCGTCACCAGCGCCACCAGCGCAATTTGGAAAGCAATAATTCCCGAAGCATCGTTAAGTAGGCCTTCGCCTTGTAAAACGCTCATCACTCGCTTGGGAAAACTAAAATTTTTGGATAAAGCCCCCACCGCCACAGCATCTGTGGGCGCCAAACTTGCCCCCAAAGCAAAACAAGCCGCAAGTGGCAGACCAGCGTAAATCCAATTGGAAATCAAGCCCAAGCCCAAGGTTGTAATAAATACCAAGGGAAAAATGAGTACCAAAATCAACTTGCTATGCTTTAAAATATGCTTAACATCAGCCTCCTCACTCTCACGAAAAAGCAGAGGAGCAATAATAAAACCAAGAAAAAATTCAGGAGCAACGTGTAAAATGTCATCAGCACCAAAAAAACCCAAAATAAGCCCAAAAACCACTTGAATAAGGGGTAGAGCAAGTTTTGGGAATACTTTGTTGAGGACGTTTGAGAAAACCAATGTCAAAAGAAACACAATGACATAAAGAATGGTATGAAGCATAAAGTCCTTTCAGTAAAAACAGCAATCAAAAATCAAAAAATCAAGCCCAATAGCTATTTCAAGCGTTTAATCGAATCTTTTTTGAGCGCAATCTTTTCCTCAATTTTCGAGCAGTCTTTTTTACCTAAAAGCGCCTTACAACGCTTAAGCTCCAAGTCTGCCAATTGACGTTTGATTTTTTCCTTACGCGTCGCATCAAATTCACCTGTTTCGATGTATTTCAGCTTTTGCTCCAGAATTAATTTTTTAGTTTTGACCGCATCAATATAAGCTTTAATCTCCGCAAGCTCAGTTTTATCAGCTTTTGCTGCACGCGCTTGCGTCAATTTATTATCTAATAACGTAAGTTTTTCAACAATTTGTTTCAAGTGAAGACGGATTTTTTTGACTTTTTCCTCATCCGTGAGCGCCATAAAAGCATCCATTTCTTTGGATTTTTCATCGTTAGCGACGCTAGAGCGTTTGTCAAGGTATAATTCCCGAAGATTTTTTAATTTATCTTCAAACTTTTTATCTATCATATCAATCACCTAAAATATATTCACTACCCACATTATAACACAAAGCCCTAAAAATGAAACTAAATTGAATAAAATTTTTATAACAAAAACTCCCTGCCAAAGTGCAAGGAGTCCACTAATCAAAAGTAAGCGATTTAGTATGTTAAAATAAAGTTCTTCTTTTTACCACGGCGGATAACGGTCAATTGTCCCTCAATCTTATCTGTGTCAGAAAGCGCATATTCCAAATCCTGCACCCGTTCGCCATTGATATAAATCGCACCATTTGTAATATCTTCACGCGCTTGGCGCTTAGAATTAACAATACCAGAAGAAATCAGCAACTCAACCAAAGCCAGATTTTCATCAGCACTAACTTGGTATTGTGGCGCAGCCTTCAGCCCAGTCAAAATTGACTTCGCATCTAATTGACGTAAATCACCACCACCAAATAAAATTTCAGAAGTTTTCACAGCTTGCTCATAAGCGTCTTTACCATGCACTAAAGTGACTACTTCACGCGCTAGGACTTTTTGCGCTAAGCGTTCATGGCGAGCTGCATCAAATTCTTTTTCGATTTCAGCAATCTCTTCTAATGAAAGGAAAGTGAAAATCTTAAGCATTTTTACAGCATCGGCGTCATCAACATTGAGCCAAAATTGGTACATTTCATAAGGAGAAGTCTTCGCTGCATCAAGCCAAACCGCATTCCCTTCAGATTTCCCAAATTTCTTACCCGTTGAGTCTGTAATCAAAGGAATAGTGATAACATGTCCTTGTTTATCAGCTTTACGACGTAAAAGTTCAGTACCAGCAGTCATGTTACCCCATTGGTCAGAACCACCCAGCTGTAAAGTCACATTGTGTAATTGATTAAGCTCGTAAAAATCATAACCTTGCATAATTTGGTAAGCAAACTCCGTATAAGAAATCCCTGTTTCCATACGAGATTTCACAGAATCCTTAGAAATCATGTAATTAACAGTGAAATGTTTACCCACATCTCGCAAGAAATCAATGAAAGTCAGTTTTTCAAACCAATTGTAGTTATTCGTCATCTCTGCTTTGTTTTCGCCATTTTCAAAATCAAGAAAACGTTCAAGTTGGGCGCGGATTTTTCCAGACCATTGTGTAACCGTATCTTTGGTTTGAAGGGCACGTTCAGAATCTTTAAACGAAGGATCACCAATCAACCCAGTCGCACCACCAACCAGCGCATAAGGTTTGTGGCCAGCCAGTTGCAAACGACGCATCGTCAAAATTTGCACCAAATTTCCCAGATGGAGAGAATCAGCAGTAGGATCATAACCAACATAATAGGAAACCATTCCCTCCGTGAGCGCCTTGCGGAGCGCATCTTCATCAGTCGTTTGGAAAATCAAACCACGTGCTTTAAGTTCGTCAAAAATGTTCATAAAAAAATCCTTTCTATAATGATTTTGGCTGCCCAATCTTTAATGCAAAAAGCGAAAACAACAGCACTAGTTCATATTATACCAAAAAGCTAAAAAATTTTCCGAAAATAGCGAAAAATGAAATTAAATTTGATATAATAAGGGCATGGAAAAAGACCCAAAGGAATCACAAGAAAAAATAAAAGCGCGCTTGGAAGAAAAACTCAGCCAGCGTCAAGAAAAAAAGAATAGAAGAAACGCACCAAAAACCCCAAAAGACAAAAATAATGAAGAAGAACATTCCGTATGGTCACTGACCTTTCACGTTATCCGTGGAGTCATCATTGTATTTGGGACGTTATTTGCTTTAGCGGGGGTTTTTGGGGCAGCAGCAGGTGTAGGCTATTTTGCGCGTCTTATCGAAGTGACCAAGACACCAGACAAAGCAGAAATCATATCCAAAATCAATGACATTCACGGTGTATCGGTCATCAACTACAGTAATGGTCAATCTATTTCGGACATCTCAAGCGACTTGGTTCGAGTTACTGTAAAAAGCGACGCAATTTCGCAAAATGTGAAAAATGCACTGATTGCAACCGAAGACAACAGCTTTTTAACCAATAAAGGTGTCGTTCCTAAAGCAATCATTCGGGGAATCATTGGCTCAGTTGGTGGCGGTCTGACATCAGGTGGGTCAACTTTGACTCAACAGCTGATAAAGCAACAGGTCTTGGGAGATAGTGTTACTTTCCAACGAAAAGCCAGTGAGATTGTGTATGCTCTAGCGCTCAATAACTACCTCAGCAAAGATCAGATTTTGACGGACTACCTCAATGTTTCTCCTTTTGGTCGGAACAATAAAGGACAAAATATTGCGGGGGTAGAAGAAGCAGCTCGAGGGATTTTCGGCAAGTCGGCAAAAGATTTAACAGTCCCAGAAGCAGCATTCATTGCAGGTTTACCACAAAGTCCAATTGTTTATTCTCCTTACGCGGCTGATGGTTCTTTGAAATCAAAAGAAAACATGAGCTATGGACTCGCCCGACAAAAAGATGTCCTCTTTAATCTTTATCGTGGGGGCTACCTTTCAAAAGCGGACTATGAAAAATACAAAGCTTACGATATTTCTCAAGAATTTTTACCAACAGCTCCAGCAGAATCTCAAGAACACGGCTATCTCTACAATGTGGCCTACACTGAAGCGGTCACAAAAGTTTATAATTATTTAATCCAGCGAGATAAAGTCTCGGCGACTGCTCTTGGTAATGACACAACTAAGGAACACTATCAAAATCTGGCTGAGCAAGCCCTGCAAAACGGTGGCTACACAGTCACAACGACAATCAATCAAGCGGTTTATACAGGAATGCAAAACGCCGTTGCTAACTACGGAAGTTTGATGCAAGACGGCACAGGGATAATCCAGACCGGTAATGTTTTGATGGATAATAAAACTGGTGCTGTATATGGTTTCATTGGCGGTTTAGACTATTCAAGCAATCAAGTCAACCATGCTTTTGATACCGAACGTTCTCCTGGTTCTTCAATCAAGCCAATTCTCGCCTATGGTCCAGCCATTGACATGGGGTTGATGGGTTCTGCTAGCGTACTGTCTAATTATCCAGCCAAATATAGCAGTGGTCAAGACATTGAACACGTTGGCTCAACTGGAACAGCCATGATGCCTTTTTCAGAAGCGCTCAATGTGTCCTATAACATTCCAGCCTATTGGACTTATCAAACCATTTTAAAAACAGGAAAATCTGTTGAACCTTATATGACCAAAATGGGATATGAGATTTCCGATTATTCAGTTGAATCACTGCCACTTGGCGGTGGGGTAGATCCAACTGTTGTTCAGCATACTAATGGTTACCAAACTTTGGCCAATGGTGGGAAGTACGAACCTTGGTATATCGTTGATAGTATCAAAGATGATACTGGGAAAGTAATTTATCAACACAAGGACACGGGAGGCACACAGGTATATTCCGAAGCGACCTCAACGATTATGGAATATATGCTCCAAGATGCGATTAAAGCTCAAAAAACGAGTAAGTTCTATAGCAATCTACAAGCAATTAACCCTGCTCTGGCTTCTGGGGTACAATGGGCCGGAAAAACAGGGACAACAGATAACTATACAGACGTTTGGATGATGCTGTCAACACCTACCGTAACCCTTGGTGGTTGGGCTGGTCACGATGATAATTCTCCGATGTCAAGCAACTCAGGTTATATCAATAATGCAGCTTACATGGCACAGCTCGTGAATGCAATCAATGCGGCAGACCCAGCTATTTTGGGAGCCGGAAAATCATTCCCAGACCCTAATCAGGATGCTAATGTCACTAAGAGTAAAGTCTTAGTGAGTACAGGTGAGAAAGCTGGAAAAGTCTCAGTTAAACTAGCTAATGGAAAAACTCAAGAGGTCAATCTTGAGGGAGACACGACAACGAGTTTTTGGGCTACAAAAGCGGGAGCGCCTGCGACGAGCTACAATTTCTCAATCGGGGGATCAGCTAGTGACTTAGCAGATGCTTGGAAAAAGATTTTACCAAGTGTTGACTTTGGAGCAGCTGCTAAAAGTAATTAAAAACAAAAAAGACACTAGGAATTTGATTTGCCTAGTGTCTTTTTGTTTGATGTAGAGCTAAAAATTAGTAATTTTTAACTTGACTAACTTTTTCAGCGTCTAATGAGCTAACGATTGCACGCAAGAAGTTTTGTGCGTGGTTAAAATCATCAAGATTAAAAATAGTTTGATGGCTGTGGATGTAACGTGCAACTACACCGATGGTTGTTGACGGAACACCTTCATTTGCCAAGTGTGCAGCGCCAGCATCTGTGCCACCTTTTGCCATATAAACTTGTGTTTTGATTTGAGCTTGTTGAGCAGTGTCAATCAGGAAGTTTTTCATTCCTGGCAGCATGATGTGACCAGGATCGAAAAGGCGCAAGATTGTACCTTGACCAAGGCGGCCGTTATCATCGCCAAAGGTATCACTGGCTGGTGAACAGTCAACGGCAAAGAAAAGATCAGGGTTGAATTTTGTAGTAGATACTTTTGCTCCACGAAGTCCAACTTCTTCTTGGACATTGGCACCAATAATTAGAGTTACTGGCAATTCTTTGTCTGCCAAGAATTCAAGGAGTTCAAGAACCATAAGACATCCATAGCGATTATCCCAAGCTTTAGAAATGACATTTTTACCATTAGCAGCAAGAATTGTTTCTGTTTCAGGAATGATAACATCCCCTTGTTCTACACCATATTCACGAGCTTGAGCAGCATCTTCGAAAGCGCCATCGAATACAATATCAGAAACAGCAGGCATTTGTGGGGTAGCACCCGTGCCACGTAAGAGATGCGGAGGCAGACCACCTGTGACAACTGGAATTTTTTTCCCATCGCGCGTAAACAAGCTAAAGCGTTGACCAGAAATAACAAGTGGATTCCAACCACCAAGTGGAACAACACGGAAAGTTCCGTCAGCTTTGATACTGCTGACCATAAAACCAACTTCATCCATGTGAGCAGCAACCATAATCCGAGGTGCATCTGCGACTTTTGATGTTTTAGTAACAAAGATACCACCAAGTCCATCGAATTCAGGTTGATAGCCAAGTTCAATCATACGTTTTTTGAGATATTCACGAACAGGGCCTTCAAAGCCAGATGTAGCCTGAATTTCAGTCAGTGCTTTAATTTTGTCAAAAAGTTCCATTTTTTCCTCCAAAAGTTAAGAAATTTTACTGATGAAAGCCGTCAGCAATTTTTTTAATGATTTACACTATAATTATAGCAGGAAATATGTTAAAATTTCCATATGAAAAAAATACTGAAGTTTGGTTTGGGACTCATCGCAAGTGCGACGGTTGCTCACGTGGCTTATCATACCTACAAAAACATGGAAGAGAATCTCTTGCGTGAGCTGACGGACACTATCCGTAAGCATTTTTCTGGACGGCAAATTGATGCGGTCTGGATTTTTGAAGATCCCAAAGATGGCGCGCTGTTTGAAGGAGGAATTGTAAGTGAAAATCTCGCTATTTCTTTTGATATTGATGCCAAAACTTTAGAAATTTTTGAAAAAAATGAGGAACAGTTAATCGTTTAACTGTTATCTAGGAATTTTCACAAGAAAGGAAAATAATTATGATTATCCCAGAAAATATTGAAAGCTTAGCAGAATTAGTTAAAGCATCAGGAAAACGTGTCTTCTTTTTCACAGCTGACTGGTGTGGTGACTGTAACTTTATCAAACCCAAAATGCCTGAAATAGAAGCTGAAAACCCAGAGTTTGAATTTGTGCAAGTTGATCGTGACGAATACATGGATGTCGCAGTAGAATGGGGCATCATGGGCATTCCAAGTTTTGTTGTTCTTGAAGATGGCAAAGAAACTGCGCGTTTGGTCAATAAATTACGCAAAACAAAAGAAGAAGTTAATAACTTTTTAGCAAGCGCTAAGTAAAAATGCGCCCAATTTACTGACGAAAAAATACGTCAGTAAAAATGTGAAGAAATTAAAAGGAAAATTAGGAAAATGATTGCAACATATAACACAAACGTTGGCGATGTCTTAATGCTTATCGTGGCAAATGACAAAGGGCAAAAGGTGAGCTTTGAGCGCAAGGGAAAAGTCGCACGAGTGTTCGTTGAAGAAACGAAAGAAACAGTGGCTTGGAATATCTTTGAAGCTAAGAGCTTAATCCCCAACCTATCCGTTAATGGACAAGTTGAATTATCAGCAGATGACATTGAAGTATTGAATAAAGAACTTGGGAAATCAGGTTTTACTGAACTTCTTGTTCATGACATCCAAGCTAAATTCGTTGTTGCTGAAATCGTTGAAATGGAAGATCACCCAGATTCTGATCACCTTCACATCTGTAAAGTTAATGCTGGTTTTGCTGATCCGGTTCAAATTGTTTGTGGTGCGCCAAATGCAGCGGTAGGTTTAAAAACAGTTGCTGCCCTTCCAGAAGCGATGATGCCAAATGGCGCTTTGATTTTTTCAGGTGCTTTGCGTGGTATTGCTTCTTATGGAATGCTTTGCTCAGCTCGTGAGTTAGCATTGCCAAATGCACCAGAAGTTCGTGGCATCATTGAACTACCTGATAATCTGGTTGCTGGTACAGCGTTTGATGCAGCAACGATGTGGCAAGCTTAAACTTAAAAAAATAAAATTCATCAGTCCATTCTGGTGGATTTTTTCTTTGTCAAAAAGGTCAGTTTGACATTTCACAAAGTTCACAAGCGCTTTCATAGGAGGAAGTTCTAGCTTATGTTAAACTATAATAAGTAAAACAAATTTTACAAAAAGGAGATTTTCCAACATGAAAATCGTGGTTCTCGGAACAAACCATGCGGGTATTGCCGCAGCAAATACTTTACTAGACAATTATCCAGGTCATGAAATCGTGATGATTGACCGCAATAACAACATGAGCTATTTGGGCTGTGGAACGGCGATTTGGGTTGGTCGCCAGATTGAAAAACCTGACGAATTATTTTATGCAAAACCAGCTGATTTTGAGGCAAAAGGAGCTAAAATTTTGACTGAAACAGAAGTTTCAGAGATTGATTTTGCTAAAAAAGAAGTTCACGCAAGAACAAAATCAGGTGAAGAAATCATCGAAACTTATGACAAACTTGTTTTAGCAACAGGTTCACGACCAATTATCCCTAATTTACCTGGGAAAGATTTAGAAGGAATTCATTTTCTGAAGCTTTTCCAAGAAGGCCAAGCCGTTGATGAAGAATTTGCCAAAACAGAAGTCAAACGTGTCGCTGTTATTGGAGCAGGCTATATCGGGACTGAAATTGCCGAAGCGGCAAGTCGTCGGGGTAAAGAAGTTTTACTTTTTGACGCAGAATCAACATCTCTTGCCTCTTATTATGATCCCGAGTTTGCCCAAACTATGGATAAAAATTTGCAAGAGCATGGCATTGAGCTTCATTTTGGTGAATTTGCTAAAGAATTTAAAGGAAACAATGGCCGTGTATCACAAATCGTGACGGACAAAGCTTCTTATGATGTAGATCTTGTTATTAACTGTATCGGTTTTACGGCTAATAGCGCCTTGGCTGCAGATCATTTGGACACTCTCAATAATGGTGCAATCAAAGTCGATAAACATCAACAATCCAGTGATCCTGATGTGTATGCTGTTGGTGACGTGGCAACGATTTATTCGAATGCTTTGCAAGATTTTACCTACATTGCCCTCGCCTCTAATGCAGTTCGCTCAGGGATTGTTGCGGGACATAATATTGGAGGAACACCGCTCGAGTCAGCGGGTGTGCAAGGATCAAATGGGATTTCTATCTTTGGCTACCACATGACCTCAACTGGTTTTTCGCTTAAAGCAGCTAAAAAGGCGGGATTTGATGTGGCTTATACTGACTTTGAAGATAAGCAAAAAGCTTGGTTCTTTCACGAGGATAATGACAGCGTTAAAATTCGGATTGTTTATGAAAAAGAGAGTCGCCGTATTGTAGGTGCTCAGCTGGCAAGTTACAGTGAAATCATTGGCGGAAATATCAATATGTTTAGCTTGGCTATTCAAGATCAAAAAACAGTGGATGATATTGCTTTACTTGATTTGTTCTTCTTGCCTCACTTCAACAGTCCTTATAACTATATGACTGTTGCCGCTTTAAATGCTAAATAAAGTCTTTTAAACTTGCTCATAAATTGGGCAGGTTTTTTTATTTAAAAATGGTGACATTTTCCTTTAATTTTCGTATAGAAGATTAGGAGGAAAGTATAATGAACAAAACAATGCTTATTGGTCGTTTGACCAGCACACCAGAAATTTCGAAAACGACCAATGAAAAATCCTATGTCCGAACGACTTTGGCCGTTAATCGACGCTATAAAAATGAAAATGGGGAACGAGAAACAGATTTTATTTCAATTGTTTTGTGGGGAAAACAAGCAGAAAGTCTGGTTTCTTATGCTAAAAAAGGGACTTTGATTTCCGTAGAAGGCGAGATTCGGACACGCAATTATTTGGACAAACAAAATCAAAAACATTATGTCACTGAAATTTTGATTTTAACTTATGATGTGTTGGAAAGTCGAGCGACAATTGCTCACCGAGAAAATACAGCAAGACTGGAGGAAACTGTGCTTGAAGCGGAAGAATTGCCCTTTTAAATCGTGAGGAATGATAGCGATTTCTTTTTATTGATAAAAAATAGAAATTTTAGAGGTTTTTTCTTGACTAAATTTGACCATTGAGATAAAATAAGAATTGGGTTAGCACTCAATGATATAGAGTGCTAAAAAATAAAAAATGGAGGAAATTAAAATGTTGAAACCTTTAGAGAATCGCGTGGTTTTACGTGTAAAACAAGAAGAGGAAAAATCAATTGGTGGGATTGTCTTAACAAGCGCCTCACAAGAAAAACCTCAAACAGCTGAAGTGGTTGCTGTCGGTGCAGGAAAAACAACGAATCATGGGACACTGATTTCTCCAGTAGTAAAAGTTGGGGATACAGTAATCTTTGAAAAATTTGCTGGAACGACAGTAAAAATGGACGGTGAAGAGTTCTTGATTCTCAAAGATTCAGACCTTCTGGCGATTGTTGAGTAATCACTTAAAGCGCAATCTACTGATTGCCTTTTACAATTGTCTAAATAATCAATTAAAAAATTCTTAGTTATTCTTATAAAGGAGCAAAAATGTCAAAAGAAATCAAATTTTCAAGTGATGCTAGAACAGCGATGATGCGCGGAATTGATATCCTTGCAGATACAGTAAAAACAACGCTTGGGCCAAAAGGACGCAATGTTGTTTTGGAAAAATCATATGGTTCGCCATTGATCACCAATGATGGGGTTACAATTGCTAAAGAAATTGAACTCGAAGATCATTTTGAAAACATGGGTGCAAAACTGGTATCAGAAGTCGCTTCAAAAACAAATGATATCGCAGGAGATGGAACTACGACTGCAACTGTTTTGACGCAAGCTATTGTACGTGAAGGTTTGAAAAACGTAACTGCTGGTGCAAATCCAGTTGGAATCCGCCGTGGTATTGAACTGGCAGCTGAAGCAGCAGTTAGTGCAATTAAAGAAATGGCAATTCCTGTTCACGATAAATCAGCGATTGCTCAAGTAGCAACTGTCTCATCACGAAGTGAAAAAGTCGGTGAATACATTTCTGATGCGATGGAACGTGTTGGTGCTGATGGTGTGATTACAATTGAAGAATCAAAAGGAATGCAAACTGAGCTTGACGTGGTTGAAGGAATGCAGTTTGACCGTGGTTATCTCAGCCAATATATGGTTTCAAATACTGAAAAAATGGTAGCTGAACTGGATAATCCTTACATTCTCATCACCGATAAAAAAATCTCAAATATTCAAGAAATCTTGCCACTTCTTGAACAAGTTTTGAAAACAAGTCGTCCTTTGCTTATTGTGGCTGATGATGTTGACGGGGAAGCTTTGCCAACACTTGTGTTGAACAAAATCAAAGGGGTCTTCAATGTTGTTGCAGTGAAAGCTCCTGGATTTGGCGATCGCCGCAAAGCGCAACTCGAAGATTTGGCCATCTTGACTGGTGGGACAGTAATTACTGAAGAACTTGGGCTTGATTTGAAAGATGCAACGCTTGAAGCACTTGGTCAAGCAGCTAAAGCAACAATTGATAAAGACCATACAACAATTGTTGAGGGGGCTGGTTCAGTTGATGCTATTTCTGATCGTGTAGCAATTATTAAAGCTCAAATTGAAAAGACAACTTCTGATTTTGACCGTGAAAAATTACAAGAACGTCTCGCTAAATTGGCTGGCGGTGTTGCGGTGATTAAAGTTGG
The DNA window shown above is from Lactococcus sp. S-13 and carries:
- the groL gene encoding chaperonin GroEL (60 kDa chaperone family; promotes refolding of misfolded polypeptides especially under stressful conditions; forms two stacked rings of heptamers to form a barrel-shaped 14mer; ends can be capped by GroES; misfolded proteins enter the barrel where they are refolded when GroES binds); translation: MSKEIKFSSDARTAMMRGIDILADTVKTTLGPKGRNVVLEKSYGSPLITNDGVTIAKEIELEDHFENMGAKLVSEVASKTNDIAGDGTTTATVLTQAIVREGLKNVTAGANPVGIRRGIELAAEAAVSAIKEMAIPVHDKSAIAQVATVSSRSEKVGEYISDAMERVGADGVITIEESKGMQTELDVVEGMQFDRGYLSQYMVSNTEKMVAELDNPYILITDKKISNIQEILPLLEQVLKTSRPLLIVADDVDGEALPTLVLNKIKGVFNVVAVKAPGFGDRRKAQLEDLAILTGGTVITEELGLDLKDATLEALGQAAKATIDKDHTTIVEGAGSVDAISDRVAIIKAQIEKTTSDFDREKLQERLAKLAGGVAVIKVGAATETELKAMKLLIEDALNATRAAVEEGIVSGGGTALINAIAALDKLSEEGDVQTGINIVRRALEEPVRQIAANAGYEGSVIIDKLRSAEVGTGFNAATGQWVNMIETGIVDPAKVTRSALQNAASVAGLILTTEAVVANKPEPAPAMPPMDPSMGMGGMM
- the groES gene encoding co-chaperone GroES, which gives rise to MLKPLENRVVLRVKQEEEKSIGGIVLTSASQEKPQTAEVVAVGAGKTTNHGTLISPVVKVGDTVIFEKFAGTTVKMDGEEFLILKDSDLLAIVE